In the genome of Carettochelys insculpta isolate YL-2023 chromosome 25, ASM3395843v1, whole genome shotgun sequence, the window CTGCAACACTGCTTTTTGTAGCTAAAATCTTGTTCCCCTCGCCCATCTTCTCCTTTTATGCTGTTCAATATGAAGTTACTTTTGGAGCTCCCAGAGACGTGTTGCCATCAGACTGTGGTGATTTCATCCCTGTGTATAGATAGTATTGACCACATTGTCTCCTTATCACGGACAATTAAGGAGCAAGAACCATCAGAACCATGTACAGACACTACTTTCTGATCAGAAATTTGCAAAGCTGCTCAAATTGAAGAATCAGTAAAATGCTGCATTTAAAATGTTACTAGAAATATGAAGTGCTATATAGGTTTCTATGTTCACCCTGCTAATTTTACAGTCCTAAGTTCAGTTTGGAGGTGTTGCAGAAAGAATGCTGCTCTTTAAAAGTTACAAACGCACAGGAGGAGAAAACAAATGGCAAGACTTAATTTCTTATGCACAAAAAATAGCTAATTAATATGGGAACAGTCTCAAAAATCTGAACAACCAGGGAACAGAACAAAAATCTGTGCTGGAAGTCTTAGATTACCAGGTCCGTGTTTTTGGGGTGTGCACGTTTGCGCCAGTTTGGCTTTGCTACTGGATCTTGCACCTGTGTTGGTTCATGGCAAGGTCCTAAGGGCATTGATGGCATTTCTGTCCCTTTCAAAGAGCTCGAGCAGATGAGGAGAAACCCGCTTACAACAAGGAAAAATCCAGCAAACCAACCTAGGAACAGTGCTTCCCCGAATTCCCATCTTGGTACGATTTCTGAGACAGTTTCATCCCAAAATTCATTTACAGTGGTATAGGCGACCCAGGAAACTGGAATGAGGGTCATAATTCCTGAGATGCCAAAAATCACTCCTCCACAAAGCACTAGCTGTTTCTTTAGAGTGGATTTTTCTTCCCACGCCTTGCAGCAGTCCAGCCCACAGCTGCAAATCAATAATCCAAGAAGTCCTGATCCATTTGAGAGGGACATCAAAATCCTGGACACCCTCAGGTCCAGTGGTAGAGCCAAGAAAGACTCGTAGTTTTTACACTCCATAACCCCTTCCTCTTGCGTGACGCAGACCTGCCAGAGCCCCGTGGTCCAGACCTGCATTTCGTTCAGTTCCAGATTGAGATTCTTCCAGAGTGGCAGAAAAGTTGTCACGCAGGATGAGACCCATCCAAAGAAGGAGAGAAATATTCCCCCCACTTGAACCTTGGTGTGACAGCTCCACGCCATCCCGATGCTGTGTGAGGGAGCTGTGTGCTGGTCAGGATGAATTTGGGTGTTTGAGCAAAAGCTTTTGGTCTTAACTCATTTGAAGCAGTGCTCCAGAGTTGATTTCCATGAGTTTGCAGTTTCAATTGACGAGCTATTGACTGAGAGCTGCTGTTTGTTTCTAGCTTTCTCAGGAGTAGCGTGGGGGAAATTCAGTCTTATACCACTAATTCCTGGGTGTGGCCACAattattttcatgttttgttGGTTTTaccggattaaaaaaaaaaaatctggcagcaGTGCCGTCCAGCAGTCCAGCTAATTCAGTGCTGTGCAGCAGGGTATCAGATGAGCAGTATGTGAAGACAGCACCTGTGTGACCCTGCAACTGCAGGTCCCAGCCAATGCATGCAAACGTAGCCCAGCTCAGCACTGTGGGCAGgttcagctgctgccagcaggctgCAAGAGTCTGCTGATAACTGCCGCTGAGGGTCCAACCTGCCAGGGGGTGTCCACCATGCATTCGGCAACTGAGGGATGGACAGTTGCAATTTTTGGATCAAGTCTGGTCTGGTGTCTGGTTGCTAAATGCTTTCTCTCCCTTCACTTTGGCTACTCGTTTGGGGGCGTTGTCTGGCACGACTGGCCAGGCTTTTAAAGTTAAAGACGGCTCTTGGAGCAATTCTTTAAAGGCCTTCTGTTGACTTTTCTACCTCTTCTGCCTATCCAGCTGATCCTGCTGTGAACCAACTGCTCCAGGAGCTGGGTGTGAGGGCGGGTGGCGTGAGCAAGCAAGTGGATGTCAGCAGTGAAGATGAGGAGAAAAGAGGGAAGCACTGTAAAGAACAAATTGGGAAAGGGGGAAGATGAGCATGTGGAGAAAAAGAGGCAGTGGAATCAGGGGATCTGTTTCTGGGGGGGAGAGCAGGACGGCAATGCAGAGAGGAAGAACAGAATTGGTGCGATTAGACTGCTTTCAATCAACATGTTTGAGAGGAGTTGCCACCAAAAGTTTTCGAGGGCTCAGAGGAGGGCCTGGCCCTCTCTAGAGCCTGTGCCATTGCATTAAATACAATCTTAACTACAGCTGGCACCAAGTTCCATGGAGTTCAGGCCACCCCTCTAGACACAAGAGAGTTAAGCAGAAGACTGATTAACTCCACTCCCACCAGGCTTCAGAACACCTGCAGTGAGAGGCTTGGCAGAGAAAGTATCTCTGAACCAATAACAGCTCTAAGAAGGACTAAGGTGGGATGGGGTGTTGAGAAGAACACCTGAACAGCTAGAGAAGAAGAGGAATACTTGAGCCAAATACATCCCCCACTCTCAGTGACTCCAGCCTGGTGGTGAATGATTTTCTGTCCCCTTCTCGGAGGCTTTTTAAAGTGTTGGCCCTTAATCAGTGAGTAAATAAATATGGAAGGAACTTGGAGTGCCACTGAGAAATCATTTGTGGACAGGCCTTTACGAGAAATCCCTTTGGCTGCATCTCCGGTGGCTCTCTGGACGCACAGAGGGGAAACACTCTCTCTTTGCTCAGGGCGGAGGTTGGACAGCGCTTTCATGATAAGTGTAATGACAGTAATCGGCTCAACTCTAGCACTTTGCCTTCAAAGGGCTGGAGGCCGTTTACAAACTCTGGAGAATTATACCTTGCAAAGTGCATGAGAGGGAGGTGCAGAGCGCGCTCTGAGATCTGATGCCAGGATGCTGAGAATGATGCAAAGATTTGAAAGGAAAGGTGGTGACATTACATGGATTGTGCAGAACAAGGCAAACCTCACTTGCCTGAGGTCCAATCCCCCATCAATGACAAGAGCTGGAAATTCAAGCTCCCTGACCCCCAGGCCTACTGTTTTAACCACTCAGAAAACTCACGTTGGTGCATATTCTTAGAAAACCAGTCTCTGAACTCATCTCGTTGTCTTGTAGGTGGTGTTGTCGTCTCAGTAGATGATGatagtgtgggggagggacaccAGGGTCAGCGATCATTCAAGCTGAAGGGGAACACCAGTTTCCAATCAGAAAAATCCATCTGTTTTGCATGACTGTATTTCTGAGTCAGGTCCATTGGTCCCACC includes:
- the CLDN25 gene encoding claudin-25 translates to MAWSCHTKVQVGGIFLSFFGWVSSCVTTFLPLWKNLNLELNEMQVWTTGLWQVCVTQEEGVMECKNYESFLALPLDLRVSRILMSLSNGSGLLGLLICSCGLDCCKAWEEKSTLKKQLVLCGGVIFGISGIMTLIPVSWVAYTTVNEFWDETVSEIVPRWEFGEALFLGWFAGFFLVVSGFLLICSSSLKGTEMPSMPLGPCHEPTQVQDPVAKPNWRKRAHPKNTDLVI